CCCTCGGATAATGACCTCTCCTAATAAGCTCAACATCTATTCTATATCTAAACATCTTTAGAATTGGCATCAATACATATCTTATATAGTCTATAGGGGGACTCCAAGGAACATCTGTACCACCTATAATCTCTATAACACTCTCTCTATCTAGAAATGGAAGTATTGGTAGAAGTGCTTGTAGAACAAGTGTTGTACTTCCAGCTGTACCTATATCAAATCTATATACACCTCCCCTAATCCTACCAGGTCTGAACATCAATTCTTTAGAGCCTATATATCCACCATCTATAGATGCATTAGATATCTCTGCAACTGCTCTAACAGCTGTTAGATGTTGGTGTTGGAGACCTGGATTCCTTCTCTTAGCCCTTATATTAACTATCTTTATATCTTTTCCTAGAGCTGTTGCCAAGCCTATTGCTGATCTAAGTATCTGTCCCCCACCCTCACCAATACTACCATCGATAACTATCATCAGTCCCTACCACTTATCTCCCTGATCCTCTCAACACCTCTAATCTCATCAATTATTTTTGCAACAGATGGTGGAACAAGTCTCCTCCAACCCTCATCTCCTCTAATCATCATAAGCCTTATCTTTGTAGAGCTATAAACCTCTCTATCATATGCAGGTGGTATTAGAACTTCATAGCCAGCCTCCTTAAATAGTCTTACAACTAGGGGGTTTCTAGCAACACCATATCTATATGGAGGTACATATATAGATACATATGCAATCCATGCAGCATTCATAAGTATATCTGGTACAGGTATTATGAATATCCTCGATATATCTATACCTGCATCCCTAAGCCCCTCTCTAACCATGAGCACCCTCTCACCAGCTGTAAAAGGATTAGATATAGTATGGCTCTCCTGAGCAGTTCCAATAACTATTATAAGCTCATCAACTCTCTCCAAAGCCCATCTAACAACACTTACATGCCCCCAGTGAAGAGGTTGGAATCTACCTGGATATAGAGCTCTTACAACCATTATACATCACTATACATACTTGAAAATTTTTAACCTCCAAAATAAGTATTTATGTAAAGAGATATTGTAAAGTGTGGGAGTTTGTCCCAAGAATCACAGAGGAGAAAGGTTCTTGTTGCAAGAGAAGATCTTGTAAATGCTATTAGTAGTTTTGCTAGGAAGAGAGGTTCGACACTATATTCATATCTAAATGAAATTCTTGAACAGGCTATAAGAGCTGAAAATCTTGGTGTAAATCTTAGAGATGCTCTAGATTCCTATGAGATTCTAAAAGCTAATAGAAATGCAAATCAGGTTATAATTCCAGCAGAGGTTTTGACAGCTATAGTCAATAAGATTTCTGAAGATCCAGCAACACTAAACACTATAGAGAATCTATGGAAAGAAGCTGGGAAATGGTATGGAGAATATATATCAATTAGATTTAGAGAGAACCTCAAAGATGGAGAAAAACTGTTGAAAGAGATAGAGAAGCTGTTAAAGGAGATTAGATGGGAATTAGTAGATCTTGTTATAGAGCCTGAGGGAAACGGTATAAGAGTTAGAGGTGTAGCACCACAACAATCAGTAGAGATAATGAAAATGATATCAATGTTTATAGAAGGAGTACTAGAAGTATTTGGATACAGAGTTGAAAGGAGAAACATATATAAGGGGATAATCGATATAAGCTTCACAAAAACAACACAGCCCTAGAATTCTAAAACCCAGAAAGACACATATCCCTTCAACCCTTTTAGAAAATATAGAGTATATATAGCTCTCTATCCATTATTATATTCTAGGTTATGTAAACTCTATCCACCTGTAGCTATAGCTCTAAAAATAGCTATTAAGAATCCTAGCTAAAAACCCGATCATCATTTGACTATGGGTTGACAAACCTGTGTTAAATTTGAGTATCAAGTAATTATCAAACTGTGTCCTAATGTTGTGTAGAGACTAGCAGTATGCTCTAGCTCTAGAAAATAGTTTTAGGAATTAGAGCAATTTGTTTATATGAACAGGAAGTAGCTGTGGGAGCTATCTATTCTAGTCAATGGAAAATTTAGAATTACTGGAATAGATATAATTCCTCTTAACACTATTGGATGCTCCAAATGGAGGTGTCTATAGTCTATGAATGGTATTGAATGTGTTAGAGATCTTATATTGATAGCATTGATGAGGTTTCCAAGAGGTGTAACTCTACAAAGGAAACTGTTAGAAAATATATTTCTAGGGTATTGAAATAGATGGCGAAGTTATTAAGAATAGTAAGGCTAGAATACTAATCTAACTTTAGAGCTCTCAATATCTCTTGAAGATTCTAAGAAGATCTTTAAAGATGTTATAGATGCTATGAACATGACAATAATTGTTGTTGGTAGGGATGCTCTAGTGATCTACAAGATGTTATACCCATTGAGATATAGCGATTGAATCAAAATAAAGATTTCCTATGATGAATATAAAATGTTGTGAGCCAATACCATTTCCACTATAGCTATAGACCCCAAGAATCTATAGCTATCGACTATCTTAAGCTATCAATACACCCCAATTTTATTGCTCTATAAGGGTAATACCTAAGATAACTATATACAGCTGTATACAGACACATCAAAACCTTGTAGATAGCTGTAGACAGAAGCCTTTTATAGCTAGAACATAGATAATACTTGTTCTCGGAATGGGTGAATCCTGTGAAATCCAAATCTATATACAAATCAATATCAATAATAATACTATTAGCACTATCAATAATACCAGCAACACTACTAACAACAACAGTAAAAGCACAGGGAACAATAACACTATCATCAGGCAACCTACATCCAACTAAGGCAATAGAGATAAGAGTGGA
Above is a genomic segment from Ignisphaera aggregans DSM 17230 containing:
- a CDS encoding nicotinamide-nucleotide adenylyltransferase (COGs: COG1056 Nicotinamide mononucleotide adenylyltransferase~InterPro IPR004820:IPR004821:IPR006418~KEGG: hbu:Hbut_1560 nicotinamide-nucleotide adenylyltransferase~PFAM: cytidylyltransferase~PRIAM: Nicotinamide-nucleotide adenylyltransferase~SPTR: A2BN20 Nicotinamide-nucleotide adenylyltransferase~TIGRFAM: nicotinamide-nucleotide adenylyltransferase; cytidyltransferase-related domain protein~PFAM: Cytidylyltransferase~TIGRFAM: nicotinamide-nucleotide adenylyltransferase; cytidyltransferase-related domain), translating into MVVRALYPGRFQPLHWGHVSVVRWALERVDELIIVIGTAQESHTISNPFTAGERVLMVREGLRDAGIDISRIFIIPVPDILMNAAWIAYVSIYVPPYRYGVARNPLVVRLFKEAGYEVLIPPAYDREVYSSTKIRLMMIRGDEGWRRLVPPSVAKIIDEIRGVERIREISGRD
- a CDS encoding hypothetical protein (KEGG: pcl:Pcal_0217 hypothetical protein) — encoded protein: MSQESQRRKVLVAREDLVNAISSFARKRGSTLYSYLNEILEQAIRAENLGVNLRDALDSYEILKANRNANQVIIPAEVLTAIVNKISEDPATLNTIENLWKEAGKWYGEYISIRFRENLKDGEKLLKEIEKLLKEIRWELVDLVIEPEGNGIRVRGVAPQQSVEIMKMISMFIEGVLEVFGYRVERRNIYKGIIDISFTKTTQP